One genomic segment of Sminthopsis crassicaudata isolate SCR6 chromosome 2, ASM4859323v1, whole genome shotgun sequence includes these proteins:
- the HNRNPH3 gene encoding heterogeneous nuclear ribonucleoprotein H3 isoform X4: protein MRDGRGMGGHGYGGAGDASSGFHGGHFVHMRGLPFRATENDIANFFSPLNPIRVHIDIGADGRATGEADVEFVTHEDALAAMSKDKNNMQHRYIELFLNSVAGGGSGMGGSGMGGYGRDGMDNQGGYGSVGRMGMGSSYSGGYGTPDGLGGYGRGGGGSGGYYGQGGMSGGGWRGMY from the exons ATGAGAGATGGCCGAG GCATGGGAGGACATGGATATGGCGGTGCTGGAGATGCAAGTTCAGGTTTTCACGGAGGCCATTTCGTTCACATGAGAGGGTTGCCTTTTCGGGCAACTGAAAATGATATTGCTAAT tttttctcaCCACTAAACCCAATTAGAGTTCATATTGATATTGGAGCAGATGGCAGAGCAACAGGAGAAGCAGATGTGGAATTTGTGACGCACGAAGATGCTTTAGCTGCCATgtctaaagataaaaataacatgc AGCATAGATACATTGAACTGTTTCTAAATTCCGTTGCTGGAGGAGGCTCTGGAATGGGAGGTTCTGGAATGGGAGGCTATGGCAGAGATGGAATGG aTAATCAAGGAGGTTATGGATCTGTTGGAAGAATGGGAATGGGTAGCAGTTATAGTGGAGGCTATGGTACTCCTGATGGTTTGGGAGGTTATG GTCGAGGAGGTGGAGGCAGTGGAGGCTACTATGGGCAAGGAGGTATGAGTGGAGGTGGATGGCGTGGGATGTACTAA
- the HNRNPH3 gene encoding heterogeneous nuclear ribonucleoprotein H3 isoform X2, with amino-acid sequence MDWVMKHNGPNDAASDGTVRLRGLPFGCSKEEIVQFFTGLEIVPNGITLTMDYQGRSTGEAFVQFASKEIAENALGKHKERIGHRYIEIFKSSRSEIKGFYDPPRRLLGQRPGPYDRPLGGRGGYYGAGRGSYGGFDDYGGYNNYGYGNDGFDDRMRDGRGMGGHGYGGAGDASSGFHGGHFVHMRGLPFRATENDIANFFSPLNPIRVHIDIGADGRATGEADVEFVTHEDALAAMSKDKNNMQHRYIELFLNSVAGGGSGMGGSGMGGYGRDGMDNQGGYGSVGRMGMGSSYSGGYGTPDGLGGYGRGGGGSGGYYGQGGMSGGGWRGMY; translated from the exons ATGGATTGGGTTATGAAACACAATGGTCCAAATGATGCAGCTAGTGATGGAACTGTACGACTTCGTGGACTCCCATTTGGTTGCAGCAAAGAGGAAATAGTTCAGTTCTTTACAG GGTTGGAAATCGTGCCAAATGGGATAACATTGACGATGGACTACCAGGGGAGAAGCACAGGGGAGGCCTTCGTGCAGTTTGCTTCAAAGGAGATAGCAGAAAATGCTCTGGGGAAACACAAGGAAAGAATAGGGCACAG ATATATCGAAATCTTCAAAAGTAGCAGAAGTGAAATCAAAGGATTTTATGACCCACCGAGAAGATTGCTGGGACAGCGACCTGGACCATATGATAGACCATTAGGAGGAAGAGGGGGTTATTATGGAGCTGGGCGTGGAA GTTATGGTGGTTTTGATGATTATGGTGGCTATAACAATTATGGCTACGGAAATGATGGATTTGATGACAGAATGAGAGATGGCCGAG GCATGGGAGGACATGGATATGGCGGTGCTGGAGATGCAAGTTCAGGTTTTCACGGAGGCCATTTCGTTCACATGAGAGGGTTGCCTTTTCGGGCAACTGAAAATGATATTGCTAAT tttttctcaCCACTAAACCCAATTAGAGTTCATATTGATATTGGAGCAGATGGCAGAGCAACAGGAGAAGCAGATGTGGAATTTGTGACGCACGAAGATGCTTTAGCTGCCATgtctaaagataaaaataacatgc AGCATAGATACATTGAACTGTTTCTAAATTCCGTTGCTGGAGGAGGCTCTGGAATGGGAGGTTCTGGAATGGGAGGCTATGGCAGAGATGGAATGG aTAATCAAGGAGGTTATGGATCTGTTGGAAGAATGGGAATGGGTAGCAGTTATAGTGGAGGCTATGGTACTCCTGATGGTTTGGGAGGTTATG GTCGAGGAGGTGGAGGCAGTGGAGGCTACTATGGGCAAGGAGGTATGAGTGGAGGTGGATGGCGTGGGATGTACTAA
- the HNRNPH3 gene encoding heterogeneous nuclear ribonucleoprotein H3 isoform X3, which yields MYDRMRRGGDGYDGGYGGFDDYGGYNNYGYGNDGFDDRMRDGRGMGGHGYGGAGDASSGFHGGHFVHMRGLPFRATENDIANFFSPLNPIRVHIDIGADGRATGEADVEFVTHEDALAAMSKDKNNMQHRYIELFLNSVAGGGSGMGGSGMGGYGRDGMDNQGGYGSVGRMGMGSSYSGGYGTPDGLGGYGRGGGGSGGYYGQGGMSGGGWRGMY from the exons ATGTATGACAGAATGCGGCGAGGAGGTGATGGATATGATGGTG GTTATGGTGGTTTTGATGATTATGGTGGCTATAACAATTATGGCTACGGAAATGATGGATTTGATGACAGAATGAGAGATGGCCGAG GCATGGGAGGACATGGATATGGCGGTGCTGGAGATGCAAGTTCAGGTTTTCACGGAGGCCATTTCGTTCACATGAGAGGGTTGCCTTTTCGGGCAACTGAAAATGATATTGCTAAT tttttctcaCCACTAAACCCAATTAGAGTTCATATTGATATTGGAGCAGATGGCAGAGCAACAGGAGAAGCAGATGTGGAATTTGTGACGCACGAAGATGCTTTAGCTGCCATgtctaaagataaaaataacatgc AGCATAGATACATTGAACTGTTTCTAAATTCCGTTGCTGGAGGAGGCTCTGGAATGGGAGGTTCTGGAATGGGAGGCTATGGCAGAGATGGAATGG aTAATCAAGGAGGTTATGGATCTGTTGGAAGAATGGGAATGGGTAGCAGTTATAGTGGAGGCTATGGTACTCCTGATGGTTTGGGAGGTTATG GTCGAGGAGGTGGAGGCAGTGGAGGCTACTATGGGCAAGGAGGTATGAGTGGAGGTGGATGGCGTGGGATGTACTAA
- the HNRNPH3 gene encoding heterogeneous nuclear ribonucleoprotein H3 isoform X1: MDWVMKHNGPNDAASDGTVRLRGLPFGCSKEEIVQFFTGLEIVPNGITLTMDYQGRSTGEAFVQFASKEIAENALGKHKERIGHRYIEIFKSSRSEIKGFYDPPRRLLGQRPGPYDRPLGGRGGYYGAGRGSMYDRMRRGGDGYDGGYGGFDDYGGYNNYGYGNDGFDDRMRDGRGMGGHGYGGAGDASSGFHGGHFVHMRGLPFRATENDIANFFSPLNPIRVHIDIGADGRATGEADVEFVTHEDALAAMSKDKNNMQHRYIELFLNSVAGGGSGMGGSGMGGYGRDGMDNQGGYGSVGRMGMGSSYSGGYGTPDGLGGYGRGGGGSGGYYGQGGMSGGGWRGMY, from the exons ATGGATTGGGTTATGAAACACAATGGTCCAAATGATGCAGCTAGTGATGGAACTGTACGACTTCGTGGACTCCCATTTGGTTGCAGCAAAGAGGAAATAGTTCAGTTCTTTACAG GGTTGGAAATCGTGCCAAATGGGATAACATTGACGATGGACTACCAGGGGAGAAGCACAGGGGAGGCCTTCGTGCAGTTTGCTTCAAAGGAGATAGCAGAAAATGCTCTGGGGAAACACAAGGAAAGAATAGGGCACAG ATATATCGAAATCTTCAAAAGTAGCAGAAGTGAAATCAAAGGATTTTATGACCCACCGAGAAGATTGCTGGGACAGCGACCTGGACCATATGATAGACCATTAGGAGGAAGAGGGGGTTATTATGGAGCTGGGCGTGGAAGTATGTATGACAGAATGCGGCGAGGAGGTGATGGATATGATGGTG GTTATGGTGGTTTTGATGATTATGGTGGCTATAACAATTATGGCTACGGAAATGATGGATTTGATGACAGAATGAGAGATGGCCGAG GCATGGGAGGACATGGATATGGCGGTGCTGGAGATGCAAGTTCAGGTTTTCACGGAGGCCATTTCGTTCACATGAGAGGGTTGCCTTTTCGGGCAACTGAAAATGATATTGCTAAT tttttctcaCCACTAAACCCAATTAGAGTTCATATTGATATTGGAGCAGATGGCAGAGCAACAGGAGAAGCAGATGTGGAATTTGTGACGCACGAAGATGCTTTAGCTGCCATgtctaaagataaaaataacatgc AGCATAGATACATTGAACTGTTTCTAAATTCCGTTGCTGGAGGAGGCTCTGGAATGGGAGGTTCTGGAATGGGAGGCTATGGCAGAGATGGAATGG aTAATCAAGGAGGTTATGGATCTGTTGGAAGAATGGGAATGGGTAGCAGTTATAGTGGAGGCTATGGTACTCCTGATGGTTTGGGAGGTTATG GTCGAGGAGGTGGAGGCAGTGGAGGCTACTATGGGCAAGGAGGTATGAGTGGAGGTGGATGGCGTGGGATGTACTAA